A single region of the Oceanispirochaeta sp. genome encodes:
- a CDS encoding YjjG family noncanonical pyrimidine nucleotidase — MGIKTIFFDADGTLLDFRKAENKALTGLKDFMGSDLSQEDFIKTYHKINDRIWMELEEGSITAAELKQERFHRFAAAMKSKVSARELSEFYLRALGQGCFYLKDAQNLLKALQEDFPMAMITNGLTAVQEARFEALGFYDLFTEILISETEGIAKPDPEIFKRAAQRMGVPLNKEILMVGDSLSSDIAGGIAAGISTCWYNPGVWENHSSHKADYEIQSLMEILEIL; from the coding sequence ATGGGAATCAAGACAATATTTTTCGATGCCGACGGCACCCTTCTTGACTTCAGAAAAGCCGAAAATAAGGCATTAACAGGGCTTAAAGACTTTATGGGAAGTGACCTCTCTCAAGAGGATTTCATAAAGACCTACCACAAAATCAATGACAGAATCTGGATGGAGCTGGAAGAGGGAAGTATAACAGCGGCAGAACTGAAGCAGGAACGTTTCCACCGTTTTGCCGCAGCCATGAAGTCGAAGGTGTCAGCCCGGGAGCTCTCCGAGTTCTATCTCAGGGCATTGGGGCAGGGATGCTTTTATCTGAAGGACGCACAGAACCTCCTGAAGGCTCTACAGGAAGACTTTCCCATGGCAATGATAACCAATGGCCTCACGGCAGTACAAGAGGCCAGATTCGAAGCATTGGGCTTTTATGACCTCTTTACAGAAATTCTTATTTCCGAGACAGAAGGAATAGCGAAACCGGACCCTGAAATATTCAAGAGAGCAGCACAGCGTATGGGGGTCCCTCTGAATAAGGAGATTCTGATGGTAGGCGACAGCCTGAGCTCCGATATTGCCGGCGGTATAGCAGCGGGAATCAGTACATGCTGGTACAATCCCGGTGTATGGGAAAATCATTCCTCCCACAAGGCGGATTATGAGATACAGTCTTTGATGGAAATATTGGAAATACTGTAA
- a CDS encoding TetR/AcrR family transcriptional regulator, translating into MPKIIDHEKRKQEILKRAFVIFAQKGYQDTNLSYIAERCGISRPTLYLYFKDKEEIFYYAVKQMTEGMYKDYKVLFTDDGQSELIKMKFICRDIIEKCYRKRDFFSCLADFLFQMKRQGKDYSRDIEKRTVGLIYLFSKLIRQGIQKGEFRKVPAKETAYQLFSLIEAFAFQIAMIEKFEPEGAIAVTISYLDSLSIGCT; encoded by the coding sequence ATGCCCAAGATAATTGATCATGAGAAACGAAAACAGGAAATTCTTAAACGGGCCTTTGTTATCTTTGCCCAGAAAGGATATCAGGATACGAATCTCTCCTACATCGCCGAACGCTGTGGTATTTCAAGGCCGACTCTCTACCTCTACTTTAAAGACAAGGAAGAGATTTTTTACTATGCGGTGAAACAGATGACCGAGGGGATGTACAAGGACTACAAGGTTCTTTTTACCGATGATGGTCAGAGCGAGTTGATCAAGATGAAATTCATCTGCAGGGATATCATTGAGAAGTGTTATAGAAAAAGAGACTTTTTTTCCTGTCTGGCTGATTTTCTGTTTCAGATGAAACGGCAGGGTAAGGACTATTCCAGGGATATTGAGAAAAGAACTGTCGGACTGATCTATCTTTTTTCAAAGTTGATCAGACAGGGGATTCAGAAGGGTGAGTTCCGAAAGGTTCCGGCCAAGGAAACGGCCTATCAGCTGTTCAGTCTGATTGAAGCCTTTGCCTTTCAGATTGCCATGATTGAAAAGTTCGAACCTGAGGGAGCCATTGCCGTCACTATCTCCTATCTGGACAGCCTTTCCATCGGTTGTACTTAA
- the fabV gene encoding enoyl-ACP reductase FabV, translated as MIIEPKIIKSVCLTAHPEGCEKEVENQIGFVKGQGALEMPKRILIVGCSTGFGLASRITAAFAGGAETLGVSFEKGPSPKRTASPGWYNNRAFDKFSKREGIKSFTIDGDAFSDDVKSQAIHWIKENWGQVDLLVYSLASPVRVDPETGETYRSVLKPIGKSYTAQSVDFMNQTVNDVTIEPADEEEIAPTVKVMGGEDWMRWTSQFKSAGILAEGFRTVSYSYIGPDVTYPVYREGTIGKAKENLENSAAALTTMLKDVHGQAFVSVNKALVTRASSVIPVVPLYMALLFKVMKEKGIHEGCIEQMYRLFKDRLKPGKDVPVDEKGRIRIDDWEMREDVQSAVSDLWDQVTTENVSDLSDIKGFREDYLKLHGFNVDGIDYDKEVDLSAF; from the coding sequence ATGATCATAGAACCGAAAATTATAAAAAGCGTCTGTCTCACGGCTCATCCAGAAGGATGCGAAAAAGAAGTAGAAAACCAGATAGGCTTTGTGAAAGGACAAGGGGCTCTGGAAATGCCCAAAAGAATCCTCATTGTCGGTTGCTCTACAGGCTTTGGTCTGGCATCCCGGATTACCGCCGCTTTTGCCGGTGGAGCTGAGACACTGGGAGTCTCTTTCGAAAAGGGGCCTTCCCCCAAGAGAACTGCCAGCCCCGGATGGTATAATAACAGAGCCTTTGACAAGTTTTCTAAAAGAGAAGGGATCAAATCCTTCACCATAGACGGCGATGCCTTCTCTGATGATGTCAAGTCTCAAGCCATTCATTGGATCAAGGAGAATTGGGGTCAGGTGGATCTGCTGGTCTACTCCCTGGCATCACCTGTCAGAGTGGATCCTGAAACAGGAGAAACCTATCGCTCTGTATTAAAACCCATTGGAAAATCCTATACGGCTCAATCCGTAGATTTTATGAATCAGACAGTCAATGATGTTACTATTGAACCGGCTGATGAAGAAGAAATAGCCCCGACTGTTAAGGTCATGGGCGGTGAGGACTGGATGCGCTGGACCAGTCAGTTCAAATCTGCCGGAATTCTGGCAGAGGGATTTCGTACTGTATCCTATTCCTATATCGGACCGGACGTGACCTACCCCGTTTACAGGGAAGGAACCATCGGTAAAGCCAAGGAAAATCTGGAAAACAGCGCGGCAGCTCTCACAACAATGCTGAAAGATGTGCACGGGCAGGCCTTTGTGTCTGTCAACAAGGCTCTGGTCACACGTGCCAGTTCGGTCATTCCTGTTGTTCCCCTCTATATGGCCCTGCTCTTTAAGGTCATGAAAGAAAAGGGAATTCACGAAGGCTGCATCGAACAGATGTACCGCCTCTTCAAGGATCGCCTCAAACCCGGGAAGGACGTTCCTGTGGATGAAAAGGGGCGTATTCGGATTGATGACTGGGAAATGCGTGAAGATGTGCAGAGCGCGGTCTCCGACCTCTGGGACCAGGTTACTACAGAAAATGTATCCGACTTATCGGATATTAAAGGATTCCGGGAAGATTATCTTAAGCTTCACGGATTTAATGTAGACGGCATCGACTATGACAAGGAGGTGGATCTTTCAGCATTTTAG
- the fabZ gene encoding 3-hydroxyacyl-ACP dehydratase FabZ — translation MTEMEQLLPHRAPFLFVDRLENVSEEGVVGYRKYTMDDFFFKGHFPEYPVVPGVLLVEAMAQCGGAGLKKLRNEEGLFFLASIEKAKFRRQVVPGDEVRMEIVNERISGMMIKQKGKAFVGDEMAAEASWMCIMKTPGSN, via the coding sequence ATGACAGAAATGGAACAATTACTCCCCCATCGGGCTCCCTTTCTCTTTGTAGACCGCCTGGAAAATGTTTCCGAAGAGGGTGTTGTCGGATACAGGAAATACACCATGGATGACTTCTTTTTTAAGGGTCATTTCCCGGAATACCCGGTTGTACCGGGAGTCCTTCTGGTGGAAGCCATGGCTCAGTGCGGTGGTGCGGGTCTTAAAAAACTGCGGAATGAAGAGGGCCTCTTCTTTTTAGCCTCCATAGAGAAAGCCAAGTTTCGCCGCCAGGTTGTTCCAGGAGACGAAGTCCGTATGGAGATTGTTAATGAAAGAATCAGCGGTATGATGATTAAGCAGAAGGGAAAGGCTTTTGTCGGTGACGAAATGGCTGCAGAAGCTTCCTGGATGTGCATCATGAAAACCCCTGGGTCTAATTAA
- the fabF gene encoding beta-ketoacyl-ACP synthase II, producing MKRRVVVTGMGTVNPAGNDVPAFWKSLKEGKTGIGANTKFDTEQFACRVTGEVKDFDSTLYVDRKEVRKMAEFTIYAVASAVQAARDARFIEGSFDPHRVGVCLGNGIGGFEVIEENMMQLFKRGPSGIAPMTIPKMISNEGPANVAIKLGLHGPCSSVSTACASATDAIGQSLDMIRSGRVDCMFTGGMEAAITPFSIGGFSRIQALSTKFNDTPEVACRPFDKDRDGFIMGEGAGVIILEELEHAKKRNAPIYAELVGYGATCDAGHLTSPDPDGKGAAASMRLALEDAGLNPEDIDYINAHGTSTPTNDPIETKAIKLAFGTHAYKLKVSSTKAITAHMVGAAGGVEAIVAVLAIQNQFLPGTLTLENPEEGCDLDYLPGVGVDARVNAVLSDSLGFGGHNASIIFKKYED from the coding sequence ATGAAAAGACGTGTAGTAGTCACAGGAATGGGTACGGTTAATCCCGCAGGGAATGATGTCCCCGCTTTCTGGAAATCCCTGAAAGAAGGCAAGACCGGAATCGGAGCTAATACAAAGTTTGACACCGAACAATTTGCATGCAGAGTCACGGGAGAAGTGAAGGATTTTGACTCCACCCTCTATGTAGACCGGAAAGAAGTCAGAAAAATGGCTGAATTTACTATATATGCCGTTGCCTCTGCCGTTCAGGCAGCCAGGGATGCCCGATTTATAGAAGGCAGTTTTGATCCTCACAGAGTCGGTGTCTGCCTTGGCAATGGAATCGGCGGATTTGAAGTGATAGAAGAAAACATGATGCAGCTTTTTAAAAGAGGACCCTCCGGGATTGCCCCCATGACCATTCCCAAGATGATCAGCAATGAGGGGCCCGCCAATGTTGCCATTAAACTTGGACTCCATGGACCCTGTTCCTCCGTTTCTACAGCCTGTGCCAGCGCCACCGATGCCATTGGTCAATCTTTGGATATGATCAGAAGCGGAAGGGTCGACTGCATGTTCACCGGTGGCATGGAGGCGGCTATTACCCCCTTTAGTATCGGAGGGTTTTCTAGAATCCAGGCACTCTCCACCAAGTTCAATGATACACCCGAAGTGGCCTGCCGTCCCTTTGATAAAGACCGTGACGGTTTTATCATGGGAGAGGGTGCCGGTGTCATTATTTTGGAAGAATTGGAACATGCCAAAAAAAGGAACGCTCCCATCTATGCCGAGCTGGTAGGCTATGGTGCTACCTGCGATGCCGGTCATCTGACCTCACCAGATCCCGATGGGAAAGGGGCTGCCGCCTCCATGAGACTTGCTCTGGAAGATGCCGGCCTGAATCCTGAGGATATTGATTACATCAATGCCCACGGCACATCCACACCCACTAACGATCCCATCGAAACCAAGGCCATCAAGTTGGCATTCGGAACTCATGCCTATAAACTGAAAGTCTCTTCCACCAAGGCCATCACCGCTCATATGGTCGGCGCTGCGGGTGGCGTGGAAGCCATCGTAGCTGTACTGGCCATTCAAAATCAGTTTCTCCCCGGTACACTGACTCTGGAAAATCCTGAAGAAGGCTGTGATCTCGATTACCTGCCGGGTGTCGGAGTCGATGCCAGGGTTAACGCGGTTCTCAGTGATTCACTGGGATTCGGAGGCCACAATGCCTCCATTATTTTCAAGAAGTACGAGGATTAA
- the fabG gene encoding 3-oxoacyl-[acyl-carrier-protein] reductase yields the protein MKGKTVLVTGGSRGIGKEIVQLFLEEEATVHFISTSPSPYIDELQALASEKGTTVTWHQGNVTDEEQMTAIVDPLAKEGLDVVVNNAGITRDGLIFRMSMDQWEQVLKVNLTSAFLISRIAAAQMIRKRKGCIINMSSVVGVMGNAGQCNYAASKAGMIGLTKSLAKEVASRGVRVNAIAPGFINTDMTKDLGDKVMDELKKQIPLGRTGSGRDIAEAVLFLSSDKASYITGQVLNVDGGMVM from the coding sequence ATGAAAGGCAAAACAGTTCTTGTTACCGGGGGCTCCCGGGGAATCGGAAAAGAAATAGTGCAGCTTTTTCTTGAAGAAGAGGCCACTGTCCACTTTATCAGTACCAGTCCCAGTCCTTATATAGATGAGCTTCAGGCTCTGGCCTCAGAGAAGGGAACTACCGTGACCTGGCATCAGGGTAATGTGACAGACGAAGAGCAGATGACTGCCATTGTTGACCCCCTGGCCAAAGAGGGCCTGGATGTTGTCGTGAACAATGCAGGCATCACCAGAGACGGCCTGATCTTCCGCATGAGCATGGATCAGTGGGAACAGGTCTTGAAAGTGAACCTGACAAGTGCCTTCCTCATCTCACGAATTGCCGCCGCCCAGATGATCCGTAAGCGAAAAGGCTGTATCATCAATATGAGCAGTGTTGTGGGAGTCATGGGGAATGCAGGGCAGTGTAACTACGCCGCCTCCAAGGCCGGAATGATCGGCCTGACAAAGAGTCTGGCCAAAGAAGTAGCCTCCCGGGGTGTGAGAGTGAATGCTATTGCTCCCGGTTTTATCAATACAGATATGACCAAGGATCTTGGCGACAAGGTCATGGATGAACTGAAAAAGCAGATTCCCCTTGGACGCACCGGTTCTGGACGGGATATAGCGGAAGCCGTACTTTTTCTGTCTTCAGACAAAGCCTCCTACATCACAGGACAGGTCCTGAATGTAGACGGCGGAATGGTGATGTAA
- a CDS encoding ACP S-malonyltransferase, which produces MVDNKTAFLFSGQGAQFPGMGKDLWESYDCVRELFSLASDIIGKDMSGLLFEGSIEDLKETKNTQVAVTLVNLSVLRALNEEKIHSSCTAGFSLGEFSAMVDAGILTESDVFSLVSARGDIMSSTAAQVITRYGDVGMAAVMGLDFDAIQKVLANCQSTHVYAANNNSPVQVVISGTTAGIADVQGALKAAGAKRVIPLKVSGPFHTPLLDSGKEALADFLGGLKFSDPVKDFYSNVTGTLVTTGEEARELSIQQMVSPVQWLEIERNLGSSGIFRVAEAGPGTVLTGLWKKSGMEQEVFSCGTLEGLNGLLENIKNIH; this is translated from the coding sequence ATGGTAGACAATAAAACAGCTTTTTTATTTTCCGGACAGGGCGCTCAGTTTCCCGGTATGGGAAAAGACCTCTGGGAATCCTATGACTGTGTCAGAGAACTCTTCTCCCTGGCTTCAGACATCATCGGAAAGGATATGAGCGGCCTTTTATTCGAAGGTTCTATTGAAGATCTGAAAGAGACAAAGAACACTCAGGTGGCTGTCACTCTTGTGAATCTCTCTGTTCTCCGGGCCCTGAATGAAGAAAAAATCCACTCTTCCTGCACCGCAGGATTCAGCCTGGGTGAGTTTTCGGCCATGGTCGATGCAGGTATTTTAACAGAATCCGATGTTTTTTCACTTGTTTCCGCGAGGGGAGACATCATGTCTTCTACGGCTGCGCAGGTAATAACCCGTTATGGGGATGTGGGAATGGCTGCTGTCATGGGGCTTGATTTTGATGCCATACAGAAGGTCCTGGCCAACTGTCAGAGCACTCATGTGTATGCGGCCAATAACAACAGCCCTGTTCAGGTCGTCATCTCAGGAACTACCGCCGGTATTGCAGATGTTCAGGGTGCTTTAAAAGCAGCCGGAGCCAAACGGGTCATTCCCCTTAAAGTCTCCGGTCCTTTTCACACTCCTCTCCTGGACAGCGGAAAAGAGGCTCTCGCCGATTTCCTGGGGGGACTGAAGTTTTCTGATCCGGTGAAAGATTTTTATTCCAATGTGACCGGAACCCTTGTTACTACGGGAGAAGAAGCCAGGGAACTGAGTATTCAGCAGATGGTCAGCCCCGTACAGTGGCTGGAGATTGAAAGAAATCTCGGTTCATCCGGAATCTTCCGTGTTGCCGAAGCCGGGCCCGGGACGGTCCTCACAGGACTATGGAAAAAATCCGGAATGGAGCAGGAAGTCTTTTCCTGCGGTACTCTTGAGGGTCTGAATGGTCTTCTTGAAAACATAAAAAATATTCATTAA